The sequence below is a genomic window from Pleurocapsa sp. PCC 7327.
AAAATATGAATCTCGCTTGCAAGCACTCCGTCGAAGTGCTTCCAAAGCCAAAGCCAGTATGAAGCAAGAAACTCCATGAAATGAGAAATTAAAGAAGGCGAGGTCAAATAAAGGAGGTAAAATTCAACTCAGAAATCAAAAAATAATGACTTATAATTCACCTCTGCCCTCTCGCAACCGACGTTCCCTCTCTCATAGACTAATGACTAACCGCTAATGACCATTCATACTCCAGAAACCGATTTTTCCGTCGTTTACTACAATAACCTCCCAGTTATCCAAATGCCTCAGCGCTTGACCATCTTGGAAGCCGTCGCTTTCAAGGAGGCATGTCATCAGCTTCTGGACAACAATCCGACATCTCAACAGATGATCTTCGATTTTAAAAATACCGAGTTTATTGACAGTAGTGGAGTTGGGGCATTAGTCCATAACTCTAAGGCTACTGGAGAAAGAGGGATAGAGTTAATTCTCTATAACGTTCGTCCTCCGGTCATGGCGGTTTTGTCAATGACGGGACTCGATCGCATCCTCCAGATTACGTCTCCAATACAAGACGACGAACGACCTCACCATCTAAATGTCAGCGCGCAGATCCCAGAAACGCATCCATCGGTTCGGAGTTGGGTCAAACGGTTAATCGATATCGTCGGCAGTTTGGTCGGATTGGGAATTACGGCGATCGCATTCATTCCGATCGCGATCGCCATCCAACTCGACGATCCCGGACCAATTTTCTTTTTCCAAACGCGCTGCGGTTGGCTAGGAAAACAGTTTAAAATCATTAAATTTCGTTCCATGTGCGTCGGTGCGGAAGCCCTCAAAAACCAAATTCCCAATCAGGCGCAAGGCGCTATTTTCAAAAATCAAAATGACCCGAGAGTTACCAAAGTCGGTCGTTTTTTGCGACGTACCAGTTTGGATGAATTGCCCCAATTCTGGAATGTTTTAGTTGGAGACATGAGTTTAGTCGGCACCAGACCGCCTACGCCCGATGAGGTAGAACGATACGAAGTTCCAGAATGGCAGCGACTCGATGTCAAACCGGGCATGACAGGAGAATGGCAGGTCAACGGGCGATCCCAGATTACTAATTTTGAAGACGTGATCAAATTAGATTTGCGATATCAAAAAAATTGGAGCCTTAAATACGACTTGGAATTAATTTTAAAAACAATTTTAATCCTATTTCGTAAAAATAGTGGAGCTTTTTAGTAATAAAAAACAAAACTCAGACGAACAATTGCGCGAACAATTTCGGCTCCGAGTTAAAACTCATATAGAAGCTTTGACGATAGTCTTACAGTGGTTCGAGCGCAATACAGAACCGATCTTGCCAGAAAAGTGTCGATGGCAATGTAAATTAGCACTAGCAGAAGGATTTACAAATACAGTTCGCTACGCCCATCAACACCTGCCAACAACAACGCCAATCGATATAGAATTAAATATATTTAGCAACTATTTAGAAATCCGCATCTGGGATTGGGGATCTCCTTTCGACATTCATGCCAAACTGAAGGCTTTACGTCAAAATCCAACCGATCCCCTAGAAAAAGAAGGCGATCGCGGGCTATTCTTCATGCAAGAACTCACCGACGATCTCCAGTACGTTCGCGCCTCAGAAGCCCGCAATTGTTTGGTAATGAAAAAAAAGATTTCTGGTTAATTGTTGGTAGTTAGTAATTATTCGATAACTACTACCTCCTAACTACTAACACCTCATCAAATTTCTGCGACGGCTCGCTCGATTAACCTTCTGGCTAAGGTCTGGATTCCCGTATGCTCGTAATAATTAGTCGTCATATCAAGAAAAGCGGCTAAATAGTCCAATTTATCCTCAGAAACTTCTACGAAACTTTGAATTTTGCTAGCAATTTTTTGAGGGGTTAAATCTCTCTCGGCAACGAAATTGCCCATCCATCCTTTGACAGAATCAAAGCTAGTAGCAATAAAATCTAATTGACTGCCAACCCTGTCGCCGGGAACCAGACTTTTAATCCGATTAAAGGTAGAATTTTTGTCTAGTTCTTGGGGAGAGAGATTGCCAAGAGTTGACTGCGCTTTGAGAATAAAATCCGGTCCGAGGGGAATCAAACCGTCTATGCAGACCAAAGCTGCCATCCGCATCAACGACTCGCCGCTATAGTCGGCTAAAGAGGCAACAAAATCGCCAATGCTATCGCCGGGAATGCCGTTAATTTGACAAAAAGCGACCAACTCGACCACTAATTTAATGGCCAGGTCGATCGCCTGCGCTTTTTCTGGATTGGGGGTAATGCGGTTTAAAAACCCAAGTAGAGAAATTTTCTCGCCTATTTTATTGGCCAAAGCCGCTGTTCCAATGGCGCTATCGGTACTATCGACGGTCTGGTATAGCCAGAGGGCGCGTTGGTATCCCTGAGACTTATCGTTAAAAAGGCGAACCGCACGCTCGCCGATTTGTTGAATTATAGCTTCGTCAGTTTCTCCGGTCACCTTGCGAATTGTATTTTCAAAACCGACTAAGTTTTCCCACTGTCCCGGTACGACGAAATCGAGCGATCGCAGCACCATAATCGTTATATTATTCGTCGGCAGTTCGTTGACCAGTTCGTAAATTGGCTTACTCACAATTTTCTCCTTTGTCCTTTATTATCGGTTGTCAGTTATTTGTTATGGGAGAGGGAGGTGAAAGTTCTTCCTGCTCGTCACTCAGCGATCCCTACTTAGCAGTCGCAGTTGGCTGGCTGCTAATTTTCGCTAAGCCATCTAAGTCGAATTTTTCTAGCCAAGCTTGGCGATCGCTTTCTGTAAAAGAAGCATCGCGAGACAGCACTTTGACTTGGAAACGATTGTTGACCAAAACTGCCGTTACATTATTTCCCTGTTTGACGGCTGGATAGCCGCCAATCTTTTCGGTACTTTGCTGAAATTTCTCGACGGCACCGGGATTGTTAAGCGTATCGGAAATTGCCATCACTGCTACGTCTTTGCCGTCTTTTTTCAACTTTGCCTCGGCAAATCCCGTTTTCTCCTGAGTGTAGACGCGATCGTAGCCATCTGTACCAGCCGGAAAAAACTTGTTAAAGCTGCTACCCGATAGCGACTCTTGGACGATAGCTTTTGCCCCTCTTTGGGTACTCTCTTGTTGTACCCTCTCAAAACGAGAAGGCGCTTGGGTGGCACAAGCAGATAGTAACAGCAAAGTAACCAGCAAGCATGCAGTTAAAACTTTTCGTAATCGCAGCATAAATATTTGTATCCGTACGTAAATCTTCAAAGGCTCTTTTCTATTTTGTCCTAATCTCTGGTTCTTAAGATATTCTTGTTAAATCTTTCACAACAATGCTAAAACCAATGCCGACAATGACTGGAACTCTAATCGATCGAGTTGCATCAGATCCGCATCATACATTAGACATATTTCATCCTTTTTAAACCTGTTAAAATTCCAGTTGACCTATAGGTTAGGATATGCGCATCCTGCTTTACTCATATAATTATTATCCCGAACCCATTGGCATCGCTCCACTGATGACCGAACTAGCCGAAGGATTGGTTGGGCGAGGTCATCAGGTTCGCGTCATTACTGCCATGCCTTGGTATCCAGTTGGGGAAATTTCCCCAGAATATCGCGGGAAGCTATACCTAACAGAAGAACGTAACGGGGTTAAGATACAGCGCTCTTATGTTTGGATTCGCCGTCATCGAAGTCTGAGCAATCGAGTCTTCTTCGAGGTCAGTTTCATGATTCTGAGCTTTTTCCAGGCACTCCGGGGCTGGCGGCCCGACGCAATCATCCTAACCATACCGGGACTGCCAGTGTGCCTTCCTGCTGCCTTACTCGGATGGTTTTACCGCACCCCAATCGTTTTGAATCTTCAAGATATCTTACCAGATGCCGCCGTTCACGTCGGACTGATCGAGAACGAAAAAGTCATTTGCCTGTTTCGCAAGTTAGAGCAATTTGCCTACCGAACTGCTACCAAAATTACTGTTATTGCTGATGGATTCACCAAAAACCTGCTTGAAAAAGGTGTTCCAGCCGATAAACTCATCGAGATTCCTAACTGGGTCGATGTTAACTTTATCAAGCCACTTTCAAAAGAAAATAACTATTTTCGGACTGAAAATCACTTAGAAGATAAATTCGTGGTGATGTATTCTGGCAACATTGCCCTCACCCAACCCCTAGAAATCTTAATCGATGCAGCCGCACGAGTGCAACATATTCCCGATCTAGCCTTTGTTATTGTCGGTAAAAAGGAAGCTCTCAGGCGACTAGATCGTTACTGTCAAGAACGCGGAGTCAAAAATGTTTTATTGCGACCTTTTCAGCCCAGAGAACGGCTTCCACAGATGCTAGCAGCGGCAGACGTAGCAATGGTGATGCAAAAAGACAACGTTATCTGTTTTAATATGCCCTCGAAAATTCAAGTGTTGCTGGCAAGCGGTCGCGCCATTATTGCCTCGGTTCCAGCCAAGGGAACGGCTGCTAGGGCAATCAAAAAAAGCGGTGGCGGGATCGTCGTTCCTCCAGAAGATCCCGAGGCACTCGCCCAAGCCATTTTGGGACTCTACTCAAATCCAGAAAAAGTGAAAGCTTTGGGCAAAAAGGGAAGAGAATATGCAGAACAACATTATTCCTTTGAATTGGCTTTGGATAGTTACGAGCAATTGCTTGCTTCGGTTGGGAATTGTTGAGGGTTAAATGGCTATTTTTAGCTTGTATCAAATCCGTTTCATTAGTCGTAATCTGTATGTGGTTCGAGCAGGACGCTCGCGCTACTGGCTATTAATACATGGCAGTCGATCGAGCATTAAATGGCTGACAGCAAACCCTCTAACCTAGTTGAGTGACAAAACTCAAATCGCCCTCACCCCAACCCCTCTCCCAGAGCGGGAGAGGGGCTTTCCACTTAAGACTTTGGACTAAAGTCCCTTCGCCCCTTGTGAGAGAAGGGATTTAGGGATGAGGGGACAAAGATTTGTCAGTCAACCAGCCCTCTAACTATGAATTCTCGGTTCTGGATACAGAGAAGATAAGATTTGGCTTTCAATTGCAGCTAATTCATCCAGACGCTGCCGGACTAGCTCTCGCTCGAAATAGCTATCTGCTAAAATCCAGTAAGTTCCGTAGTGACGTGCCTCGGATGCTGTCAAACTGCGATAAAATTTAGCTAACTCCGGTTCGGGACAAGATTCGCCCAGCAATCCCAACCGTTCGTGAGAGCGTGCTTCGATCGGAGCTGATACTAGCAAGGAATCGAGCAATCGCTCTGGTTCGTCGCGACGAATTTGAGCCTTTAGTCGAGCGCCATAGGGGGACGACGCAAGCGGGGCTAGAGGGATTCCGCGCCGATCTAGCCACTAGTTGACTTGCTCGAAATGTTCTAGTTCTTCTTGCGCGATCGCAGTTAATTTTCGCACTAGAGGCGCGTAAGAAGGGTAGCGAAACATTAAATTCAAGGCGACCCCCGCAGCTTTTCGCTCGCAGTGAGAACGATCGAGTAGGATAATGTCTAAATTGGCGATCGCCTGTTCGATCCAAGCCGATTGAGTGGGCTGTTTGAGAATATTAATTTTTGTGAGTGCAGACAAAGACACGCGATTTGACAGACACGATAAAGCTATACTGTGCAGTTTAGCAAACTTGCTCAACCCAGGAGAGGTAGAGTTGGGAACTCGGAGACTGGGGGACGAGGAGACAAGGAGACTGGAGGGACAATTAACGACTAACCACTAACAAATGACCAATGACGAATTTTTTTTAGGGACAAGGGAAAAGGGGAAGGGGGAAAAATGAAAATGTCCTTTGCCCTTTCCCCTTTCTCCCAATCCCAATGACCAACGATCGATGACCGATCTCCGATCTGGAATCGGCTCGATAGGGAGTGTGTCACAATAGATGTCGAAAGATGAATTTTCCCGCCAAGTTTGGGAAGCCTTATACAAATACTCCGATTCCGATAGGAAGCAATGACCCATCGCCGAATTGTTATAGGTGACGTTCACGGACATTACAACGCGCTTATCTCCTTGCTAGACGCGATCGCTCCTGCAAGCGACGACCAGGTATACTTTTTAGGAGACTTGATCGACCGAGGACCTCACAGCGCCAAGGTAGTAGACTTCGTTCTCGCTAACAAATACAAGTGTTTGCTAGGAAACCACGAGCAATTGCTACTCGATGCGGTGGGGAACGGTCAGATTGTCAAGAATGTGTTCCAAGCTTGGCTCTATAGCGGCGGCTATGCTACCTTAGTCAGCTACGACAATAACATTCCCCAAGATCATCTCGATTGGATGAAAACCCTGCCCACCTATTTGGATTTAGGAGATATTTGGTTAGTTCATGCTGGAGTTCATCCCCAGATGCCAATTGAAACCCAAACAGCCGATCATTTTTGTTGGATTCGAGATGAATTCCACAGCATGACGCAGCCTTATTTTGCCGATAAGCTCATTATTACCGGGCATACTATCACCTTTACCTTTCCAGGCGTTAAACCCGGTCAACTGGTTTCCGGTGCGGGGTGGCTGGATATCGATACAGGAGCTTACCATCCAAACAGCGGTTGGTTAACTGGCTTAGATATCACCAACAAGAAAGTCTATCAAGTCAATGCCAAAAAAGGCACTCGGCGCACGCTGTCCTTAGAAAAAGTCGTTACCCAAGTCGAACCGTCTGTAGTGTTGTCGAAGCGAGCGAAAAGCCGTTTATAAATTCCAAACGCAAAATGCATAAATGCGGCGTACACCTAATTCGTACTCATTATCCCCATTGGGGAAAATACACGGGAATCAATAGGTTTGTTGAGTATATCGATCCAGAAAAATTTAAAATAGACGATCGCGTCGTGCCGATGGGAGAAAGTAATTTTCCCATCACCAGTCCCAGAATCAAAAAGCGTCTCAGGCATTGGATTAAGAAAAATGGAGTCCGAGAGTACGATCTCAACGATTTGATGGCAGAAACGGTTGCGCTAGGTCAGTGGTTGCGAGGTCGTGCCGACATAGTTCATTATCTCGATGGCGAACACTCTTTACAGTATTTACCATCTTTAATTCGTAAATTGAAATTTTTAAGAAAAAAAGCATCGATTGTCGCAACTTTTCACCAACCGCCCCAAGATTTAGAGTTTCTCTTAAATGTTGATATCGTTCGCCGTCTCGATCGCGTTATTGTCATTTCTCCAGACCAAACTGCTTACTTCGAGCAATATTTGCCAAAACATAAAATCTCGCTCGTCTTACATGGTGTAGATGTAAATTATTTTCATCCCGCCACTGAATCGCAAAAAACGGACAAGTTTCGCTGTCTTAGCGTTGGTTCTTGGCTGCGGGATTACGATCGTGTTTTAGCTGTGGCAGAGCGGTTACAAACCCATGCAGATATCGAATTCCACATTGTCTCCCCAAAAGTTTCTGCCTCGCCCGAACAGAAAAATATATATATCTACAAAGATATCGACGATACCCAATTACTGAAACTCTATCAGCAGTCTGACGTACTATTCCTACCCCTATTTGGCGCGACTGCTAACAATGCTATTTTAGAGGGCATGGCTTGTGGTTTGCCGATAATCTCTACAGATTTGACTTCAATTCGAGCTTACCTTCCCGGCAAAGAAGCAATTCTCATTTCGGACAATAATGTAGAACTGTGTGTAAAAACCATCTTAGACTTGTACAATAGCCCTAACATTTGTCAGGAGATGGCAAGAGCGGCTCGGCTCAGAGCAATCGAACTATCTTGGCAGAACGTGGCGCGACAGATGGAGTTAATTTATGCTTCATTAATATGCTGAAGGTTTTACATATTAACCAATCCGATCTTTCTGGGGGCGCTGCGATCGCGAGCTATTCTCTTCATCGAGGCTTACTCGATCGCGGCATTGACTCGCGTCTGTTAGTGGGAAGGAGTCAAAGTAAAAGCGATCGCGTCGCGACGATTCCTCGCAAGCATCGCCTAGAAAATCCCATCGCCTCGATTACGCGACCTCTCGGATTCAACTATGTTCAGTACGTTGGCGCTTTTGATATTCTCAAACACGAGTTTTACCAAAATGCCGATCTCCTCAACTTTCATAACCTTCACGGAGGCACGTTTAACTACTTAGCAATTCCCTTATTGACAGAAAACAAGCCCGCTGTTTTTACCCTCCACGATATGTGGAGTTTTACGGGACATTGCAGCTACAGCTACGACTGCGATCGCTGGAAAATCGGCTGCGGTCGATGTCCTTATCCCCATATCTATCCAGCCATTAAAAAAGACAATACTCGCTTGGTGTGGAAGCTAAAAGACTGGGTTTATCGTCGCTCCGATCTGACCGTCGTAACCCCCAGTCGCTGGCTTGCCGGATTAGCCAAGCTAAGTATGCTCAATCGCTTCCCCATTCATCACATCCCCAACGGAATCGACGTAGATGCTTATCAGCCTCGCGATCCGGCAATCTGTAAAGAACTTTTAGGCATCCAGGCAGACAAAAAAGTTTTGATGTTCGGAGCTGATAGTATCAAAGATCCCCGCAAAGGCAGCAATATTTTACTGCAAGCCCTCTCTAGCTTGCCAGCCTCTGTGAAAGCCGAAACCATTTTGCTGACTATCGGCAACAGCAGTGAAGCGATTTCAGAAGTTGTTGGCATAGAAACCCT
It includes:
- a CDS encoding ATP-binding protein, which encodes MREQFRLRVKTHIEALTIVLQWFERNTEPILPEKCRWQCKLALAEGFTNTVRYAHQHLPTTTPIDIELNIFSNYLEIRIWDWGSPFDIHAKLKALRQNPTDPLEKEGDRGLFFMQELTDDLQYVRASEARNCLVMKKKISG
- a CDS encoding anti-sigma factor antagonist (This anti-anti-sigma factor, or anti-sigma factor antagonist, belongs to a family that includes characterized members SpoIIAA, RsbV, RsfA, and RsfB.) codes for the protein MTIHTPETDFSVVYYNNLPVIQMPQRLTILEAVAFKEACHQLLDNNPTSQQMIFDFKNTEFIDSSGVGALVHNSKATGERGIELILYNVRPPVMAVLSMTGLDRILQITSPIQDDERPHHLNVSAQIPETHPSVRSWVKRLIDIVGSLVGLGITAIAFIPIAIAIQLDDPGPIFFFQTRCGWLGKQFKIIKFRSMCVGAEALKNQIPNQAQGAIFKNQNDPRVTKVGRFLRRTSLDELPQFWNVLVGDMSLVGTRPPTPDEVERYEVPEWQRLDVKPGMTGEWQVNGRSQITNFEDVIKLDLRYQKNWSLKYDLELILKTILILFRKNSGAF
- a CDS encoding glycosyltransferase family 4 protein, whose amino-acid sequence is MKVLHINQSDLSGGAAIASYSLHRGLLDRGIDSRLLVGRSQSKSDRVATIPRKHRLENPIASITRPLGFNYVQYVGAFDILKHEFYQNADLLNFHNLHGGTFNYLAIPLLTENKPAVFTLHDMWSFTGHCSYSYDCDRWKIGCGRCPYPHIYPAIKKDNTRLVWKLKDWVYRRSDLTVVTPSRWLAGLAKLSMLNRFPIHHIPNGIDVDAYQPRDPAICKELLGIQADKKVLMFGADSIKDPRKGSNILLQALSSLPASVKAETILLTIGNSSEAISEVVGIETLNLGYVSHARFKAIAYSAADLFIFPTRADNLPLMLQESMSCGTPMVSFKIGGVPDLVRPGITGYLAEPGNASDLNNGIVQLLEDNSLRERMSRECRAIALAEYSLDLQIRRYIDLYEQILLSKAKTLAAHD
- a CDS encoding glycosyltransferase family 4 protein, giving the protein MRILLYSYNYYPEPIGIAPLMTELAEGLVGRGHQVRVITAMPWYPVGEISPEYRGKLYLTEERNGVKIQRSYVWIRRHRSLSNRVFFEVSFMILSFFQALRGWRPDAIILTIPGLPVCLPAALLGWFYRTPIVLNLQDILPDAAVHVGLIENEKVICLFRKLEQFAYRTATKITVIADGFTKNLLEKGVPADKLIEIPNWVDVNFIKPLSKENNYFRTENHLEDKFVVMYSGNIALTQPLEILIDAAARVQHIPDLAFVIVGKKEALRRLDRYCQERGVKNVLLRPFQPRERLPQMLAAADVAMVMQKDNVICFNMPSKIQVLLASGRAIIASVPAKGTAARAIKKSGGGIVVPPEDPEALAQAILGLYSNPEKVKALGKKGREYAEQHYSFELALDSYEQLLASVGNC
- a CDS encoding metallophosphoesterase family protein, whose translation is MTHRRIVIGDVHGHYNALISLLDAIAPASDDQVYFLGDLIDRGPHSAKVVDFVLANKYKCLLGNHEQLLLDAVGNGQIVKNVFQAWLYSGGYATLVSYDNNIPQDHLDWMKTLPTYLDLGDIWLVHAGVHPQMPIETQTADHFCWIRDEFHSMTQPYFADKLIITGHTITFTFPGVKPGQLVSGAGWLDIDTGAYHPNSGWLTGLDITNKKVYQVNAKKGTRRTLSLEKVVTQVEPSVVLSKRAKSRL
- a CDS encoding glycosyltransferase family 4 protein, producing the protein MHKCGVHLIRTHYPHWGKYTGINRFVEYIDPEKFKIDDRVVPMGESNFPITSPRIKKRLRHWIKKNGVREYDLNDLMAETVALGQWLRGRADIVHYLDGEHSLQYLPSLIRKLKFLRKKASIVATFHQPPQDLEFLLNVDIVRRLDRVIVISPDQTAYFEQYLPKHKISLVLHGVDVNYFHPATESQKTDKFRCLSVGSWLRDYDRVLAVAERLQTHADIEFHIVSPKVSASPEQKNIYIYKDIDDTQLLKLYQQSDVLFLPLFGATANNAILEGMACGLPIISTDLTSIRAYLPGKEAILISDNNVELCVKTILDLYNSPNICQEMARAARLRAIELSWQNVARQMELIYASLIC